From Yersinia hibernica, a single genomic window includes:
- the gspG gene encoding type II secretion system major pseudopilin GspG, with protein MKNQPVVLKRKHAQGGFTLLEIMVVIVILGVLASLTIPSLMGNKDRADNQKALSDLVTLENALDMYKLDNNRYPTTAQGLQALVTKPTLAPVPRSYRAEGYIRRLPADPWGAPYQLTSPGEHGVVDIYSVGPDGAAQTDDDINNWDIGTDAGEQP; from the coding sequence ATGAAAAATCAACCTGTTGTGTTGAAACGCAAACACGCCCAAGGGGGCTTCACCTTACTGGAAATCATGGTGGTGATCGTCATTCTTGGCGTGCTCGCCAGCCTCACTATTCCCAGCCTGATGGGGAATAAAGACCGGGCCGATAACCAAAAAGCGCTCAGCGATTTAGTCACACTGGAAAACGCATTGGATATGTACAAGTTGGATAATAACCGCTACCCCACAACCGCTCAGGGCCTGCAAGCTCTGGTGACCAAGCCGACGCTGGCACCGGTGCCGAGAAGTTATCGGGCTGAGGGCTATATCCGCCGTCTACCGGCAGACCCTTGGGGCGCTCCATATCAACTAACCAGTCCAGGGGAACATGGCGTGGTTGATATCTATTCCGTCGGGCCAGATGGGGCGGCGCAGACTGATGATGACATTAACAACTGGGACATTGGCACTGATGCCGGAGAACAGCCTTAA
- the gspH gene encoding type II secretion system minor pseudopilin GspH: MHAIKVTTVARGFTLMEVMLVLLLLGSMATLVLNILPSSREINQESDRLAVALQWAAQQAEQDGKIYGLSVSSDKWQLMTLNNRPHNKGESYLWPHHYWHPIKHEKLKQQRQLPGELTLELTLQDNSLPLSSMLEDDLINEPKIVFFPGGERSQFELILSEPNGQIRRITEQGVLSDEAQRIAAQ, from the coding sequence ATGCATGCGATAAAGGTAACAACCGTTGCCCGCGGCTTTACATTAATGGAGGTCATGCTGGTGCTGCTATTACTGGGCAGTATGGCAACCTTGGTACTCAACATCCTGCCCTCATCTCGCGAGATAAACCAAGAGAGCGACCGGTTGGCGGTGGCGCTGCAATGGGCGGCACAGCAAGCAGAGCAGGATGGAAAGATTTATGGTCTCTCTGTTTCCAGTGATAAATGGCAGTTAATGACCCTCAATAACCGCCCTCATAACAAAGGAGAAAGTTATCTGTGGCCGCATCATTACTGGCACCCAATCAAGCATGAGAAATTAAAGCAGCAGCGCCAGCTCCCTGGTGAGCTGACCCTCGAACTTACCCTGCAAGATAATTCGCTCCCACTCAGTTCGATGTTGGAGGATGACTTGATTAATGAGCCAAAAATTGTCTTTTTCCCCGGCGGGGAACGTTCACAGTTCGAACTCATATTAAGTGAGCCGAATGGCCAAATCCGACGTATTACCGAGCAAGGCGTACTGTCTGACGAAGCACAAAGGATTGCAGCGCAATGA
- the gspM gene encoding type II secretion system protein GspM — MMTKIKQRWQNYSKREQIIFSLGGLVLLGLALSQGAIAPLNNYRQQSEQNLRQAQRDFAMLMQQQDRISHLHAQRPLQYTLSLDRAVHESARQNNLKIILQETQKNRAVLAPLVIPFPQLLSWLELLETEYGIQARHLKVAIDEDNPNQVYISSLVLQRTAAVIL; from the coding sequence ATGATGACAAAAATTAAGCAACGCTGGCAGAACTACAGTAAACGCGAGCAAATAATTTTTTCCCTCGGGGGATTGGTATTGCTAGGGCTGGCCCTGAGCCAAGGCGCTATTGCTCCACTCAATAATTATCGGCAACAAAGCGAACAAAACCTGCGCCAGGCCCAACGAGATTTTGCCATGTTGATGCAGCAACAGGACAGAATAAGCCATCTGCACGCGCAACGTCCGCTTCAATACACACTGTCGCTTGATCGGGCGGTACACGAAAGTGCACGCCAGAATAATCTCAAGATAATCCTACAAGAAACCCAAAAAAACCGGGCCGTACTCGCCCCTCTGGTTATCCCCTTTCCTCAGTTATTAAGTTGGCTGGAGCTGCTTGAGACAGAATACGGCATCCAGGCCCGCCATTTAAAAGTCGCCATTGATGAGGACAATCCGAATCAGGTTTATATCTCCTCATTAGTTTTGCAACGCACTGCGGCGGTCATATTATGA
- the gspI gene encoding type II secretion system minor pseudopilin GspI gives MNCRGMTLLEVLVALVVLASAGLAIIKSTGEQVRNLSHLEKKQFAAWVAENQLVRLRLQNVWPAEHWHEGKSTMADITWHWRWRGVATSDAQVRALEIEVSQNEHYSAPLSGLRSYQVKS, from the coding sequence ATGAATTGCCGTGGCATGACATTACTGGAAGTGCTCGTGGCCTTGGTGGTGCTGGCGTCGGCCGGTTTAGCCATTATAAAGAGCACCGGCGAGCAAGTCAGAAATCTCAGTCATCTTGAAAAAAAGCAGTTTGCTGCTTGGGTGGCAGAAAATCAGTTGGTCAGGTTACGTCTGCAAAATGTCTGGCCAGCAGAACATTGGCATGAGGGCAAAAGCACCATGGCAGATATCACTTGGCACTGGCGCTGGCGGGGAGTTGCGACATCGGATGCCCAAGTGCGAGCACTGGAAATTGAAGTTAGTCAGAACGAACACTATAGCGCGCCGTTATCTGGGCTACGTAGCTATCAGGTTAAATCATGA
- the gspJ gene encoding type II secretion system minor pseudopilin GspJ: protein MNQPKQQGFTLLEMMLAIALFSIVCLAGYQLLQAVLRNSELTQQHAARLAELQRVFNLMEHDISHARIRPVAAAALSVPNDFHLSRAGKNSSLTLVRDNWRNPAAFLPRSNLEKVTWYFQPGKLERLSHHQPDSQQTQPTLSVTLDNVNAFKLRFWSQGRWLESWDRGQNLPEGVEITLETGDLGPLQRVIFLTVNHEKT from the coding sequence ATGAATCAGCCAAAACAGCAGGGTTTCACTCTGTTAGAAATGATGCTGGCCATTGCTTTATTTTCTATCGTTTGCCTGGCCGGTTACCAGTTGCTGCAAGCCGTTTTGCGTAATAGTGAACTGACGCAACAGCACGCGGCCAGGTTGGCTGAGCTCCAGCGCGTCTTTAATCTGATGGAGCATGATATTTCCCATGCACGAATACGGCCGGTAGCCGCTGCGGCATTATCTGTACCAAATGATTTTCACCTGTCGCGAGCAGGGAAAAATAGCAGCCTGACACTCGTGCGTGATAACTGGCGCAATCCCGCGGCTTTTCTCCCGCGTTCTAATCTGGAGAAAGTGACCTGGTATTTTCAGCCGGGCAAGCTTGAGCGTCTGAGTCACCACCAGCCCGATAGTCAGCAAACCCAGCCGACATTGAGTGTCACACTCGACAATGTTAACGCCTTTAAACTGCGTTTTTGGTCGCAAGGCCGCTGGCTAGAGAGTTGGGACAGGGGCCAAAACTTACCCGAAGGAGTTGAGATCACATTGGAAACTGGCGATTTAGGCCCCTTGCAACGGGTTATATTCCTGACGGTGAATCATGAAAAAACATAA
- the gspL gene encoding type II secretion system protein GspL: MKFMLLKKNKKVCDELFISLASQAGQPVYWYHQPRQGNAQEGQLADETALHELLPLAKTSQITLLIPAKNVLFSTLTFNGKYRRQHQTALAWQLESLCPGDVEQLHLTVLQQHGTQISIAAIDKNQLQQWLGWLRSAELTATRALPDVLALPSPTASWSAASFHGTWLIRQSAEQGFSADEAELGFILSRYPKLPAILSYSQRPASESTWMQKTVRPTWPLLAQGAQKNTLNLLHGDFTPPRHSSKPRGNKLLAALAAFYLLTFAIEPGLQGYRTQQQAEQIQEKTHQLYRSNFPNAAPFSRGVQSMTQQINMLEQNIPSPGLLHRLRAAMPVLQSLQSAKTQSMEWQSDTLALTFNLSEQELLSRIPRQYSQELSLTPHAIDQQHTVLTVKGAHNDDKN; this comes from the coding sequence ATGAAATTTATGTTATTAAAGAAAAATAAAAAAGTATGCGATGAATTATTTATCTCGCTCGCCAGTCAAGCAGGGCAGCCGGTTTATTGGTATCACCAGCCTCGGCAGGGAAATGCCCAAGAGGGGCAATTGGCCGATGAAACAGCCTTACATGAGCTGTTGCCTCTGGCGAAAACCAGCCAGATAACATTATTGATTCCAGCGAAAAATGTGCTGTTCAGCACTCTCACATTCAATGGCAAATATCGCCGCCAACACCAGACGGCATTGGCTTGGCAACTGGAGTCATTATGCCCCGGTGATGTCGAACAATTGCATCTCACCGTGCTCCAACAGCACGGAACACAGATATCTATCGCGGCAATAGATAAAAACCAATTACAACAGTGGCTAGGCTGGTTGCGCAGCGCAGAGTTGACCGCCACAAGGGCGTTACCTGATGTGCTGGCACTGCCATCCCCGACCGCCAGTTGGAGTGCCGCCAGTTTTCATGGTACTTGGTTGATACGCCAATCGGCTGAACAAGGTTTCAGTGCGGATGAAGCAGAACTGGGGTTTATTCTCAGCCGTTACCCCAAACTGCCCGCTATTTTAAGCTATAGCCAGCGCCCAGCAAGTGAGTCGACGTGGATGCAAAAAACCGTTCGCCCCACCTGGCCGCTTTTGGCCCAAGGTGCACAGAAAAATACACTCAACCTGCTGCATGGCGATTTCACTCCACCCCGCCACTCGAGCAAGCCGCGCGGCAATAAATTGCTGGCAGCTTTAGCCGCATTCTATCTGCTGACCTTCGCCATTGAACCCGGTTTACAGGGATATCGCACACAGCAGCAAGCAGAACAAATACAAGAGAAAACACATCAGTTATACCGGAGTAATTTCCCAAATGCGGCACCATTCTCGCGGGGGGTTCAGAGCATGACTCAACAAATTAATATGTTAGAGCAAAACATTCCGTCGCCCGGTCTGTTGCATCGGCTGAGGGCGGCAATGCCAGTGCTGCAATCGTTGCAAAGTGCAAAAACACAGTCCATGGAATGGCAGAGTGACACACTGGCGTTAACATTTAATCTCTCTGAGCAAGAACTCTTGTCACGTATTCCGCGTCAATATTCTCAGGAACTCAGCCTCACCCCCCATGCAATAGACCAGCAGCACACCGTGCTAACCGTCAAAGGAGCTCACAATGATGACAAAAATTAA
- the gspE gene encoding type II secretion system ATPase GspE has product MSQISAALPPLPFAWVQQHGVLYQQHPLFGEQLLFRQAASSQALLEARRILPLCQLQFVSDEVFESCMVAHYQQDSDQARQMMENLGNEIDFCQLVDALPQSDDLLDSDDDAPIIRLINAMLGEAIKEGASDIHIEPFERQLAIRFRIDGELRHILSPPRQLAALLVSRIKVMAKLDIAEKRLPQDGRISLRIAGRAIDIRVSTLPSNHGERVVMRLLDKNNMRLNLSHSGMAEDKQARFGELLKQPHGIILVTGPTGSGKSTTLYAALQQINSQSLNIMTVEDPIEYDLDNIGQTQVNPKVDMTFARGLRAILRQDPDVVMIGEIRDTETAQIAVQASLTGHLVLSTLHTNSASGAIGRLQDMGVEPFLLGSSLIGVLAQRLVRTLCQHCKTSEQVSVDFLQRFGFTPSDNEPHSLYHPVGCEHCNFTGYRGRTGIHELMQVTDSLREAISQGCSEVELEKRLHRQTQSIRHDGIEKVLAGITSLEEVLRVTRASEP; this is encoded by the coding sequence ATGAGTCAGATATCAGCCGCGCTACCACCGCTGCCTTTTGCCTGGGTACAACAGCATGGCGTGCTGTATCAGCAGCATCCGCTGTTCGGTGAGCAACTCTTGTTTCGCCAAGCCGCCAGCTCACAAGCTTTACTGGAAGCCCGACGGATTCTGCCGCTTTGCCAGTTGCAATTCGTCAGTGATGAAGTATTTGAATCTTGTATGGTTGCTCATTACCAACAGGATTCAGATCAAGCTCGCCAAATGATGGAAAATCTGGGTAATGAAATTGATTTTTGCCAATTGGTTGATGCTCTCCCACAAAGTGACGATCTGCTGGATAGCGATGATGACGCGCCTATTATTCGCCTGATAAATGCAATGCTGGGCGAAGCGATTAAAGAGGGCGCGTCAGACATTCATATCGAGCCTTTTGAACGCCAATTAGCCATCCGTTTTCGTATTGATGGCGAGTTGCGTCACATTCTCTCTCCGCCACGCCAACTGGCGGCCTTGCTGGTCTCGCGAATTAAGGTCATGGCCAAGTTAGATATCGCCGAAAAACGCTTGCCTCAGGATGGCCGCATTTCTCTGCGAATTGCTGGCCGGGCCATTGATATTCGTGTTTCTACCCTGCCCTCCAACCACGGCGAACGTGTCGTTATGCGTTTGCTGGATAAAAATAATATGCGGCTCAATCTATCTCATTCGGGGATGGCTGAAGATAAACAAGCGCGGTTCGGCGAGCTACTGAAGCAGCCCCACGGAATTATCCTGGTGACCGGCCCAACAGGGTCAGGCAAAAGTACCACGCTGTATGCCGCACTCCAACAAATCAACAGCCAGTCACTCAATATTATGACGGTCGAAGATCCCATCGAATACGATCTGGACAATATTGGTCAAACTCAGGTTAACCCCAAAGTCGACATGACGTTCGCCCGAGGTTTGCGGGCAATTCTGCGCCAAGACCCTGATGTCGTCATGATTGGCGAAATTCGTGATACCGAAACCGCACAAATTGCGGTACAGGCCTCACTTACTGGGCATCTGGTGCTCTCAACGCTGCACACCAATAGTGCCAGCGGTGCTATCGGGCGCTTGCAAGATATGGGGGTGGAGCCCTTTTTGCTCGGCAGTTCACTCATCGGTGTTTTGGCGCAGCGGTTAGTGCGCACACTATGCCAGCACTGCAAAACGAGTGAGCAGGTCAGTGTCGATTTTCTTCAACGTTTCGGATTTACGCCATCGGATAACGAGCCACACAGTCTTTATCATCCCGTTGGCTGTGAACATTGCAATTTCACGGGCTATCGCGGCCGTACCGGCATTCACGAACTGATGCAAGTCACGGATTCCTTGCGCGAAGCCATTTCTCAGGGATGCAGCGAAGTCGAATTAGAGAAAAGACTACATCGCCAAACTCAAAGCATTCGCCACGACGGTATCGAAAAAGTGCTGGCCGGAATAACCAGCCTTGAAGAAGTTTTACGTGTAACCAGAGCCAGCGAACCATGA
- the gspD gene encoding type II secretion system secretin GspD, translating to MIFYRDVTLKSFQNFNTLYQRVLFIGAVVIFLISTLYTPQVGAETFSVNFKNTDINEFINTVSKNLNKTAIIDPAVKGNISVRSYQELEPERYYPFFLSVLEVYGFTVVNMPGDIIKIIPAKNAKGSAIPLIEGENPAEGDEVIMRVVSLHNVAAKELAPLLRQLNDAAFGTVVHYDPSNVLLLTGRAAVVNQLVAIIKNVDKAGDHTVETIKLQYASATEVARIAEALHKSSGKNANGRMSASIVADERTNSVLIGGEEQVRNRMISTVQELDRQGDIHGNTKVIYLKYAKAESLVDVISGVSSHLQKAAGQSAPTIAMMKNVVIKADVQTNSLIINAAPDQLRDLEQVITKLDIRRAQVLVEAIIVEVQDDDNLSLGIQWFNRHGGGSQFPDAGASASSMNSSDMGSSLKGITGLATGFYRGNWSGLFTALRTNNHNDILATPSIVTLDNMEAEFSVGQEVPILTGSQTTTGDNIFRTVDRKSVGIKLKVKPQINKGDSVLLEIEQEVSSVAAKAPSGTGDLGATFNTRTVKNAVMVGSNNIVVVGGLLDSTNQDVVSKVPLLGDIPGVGFLFRSTSQKTVKRNLMLFIRPTIIREQDSYIDASQQKLDKFKQEQAADGGTNGQRINENLNKALSDNHYLSDLQHDVAAFYLKGAR from the coding sequence ATGATATTTTATCGAGATGTAACCTTAAAGTCTTTTCAGAATTTCAATACGTTATATCAGCGAGTTTTATTTATTGGCGCTGTTGTGATTTTTTTGATTTCTACACTATACACACCACAGGTTGGTGCTGAGACCTTTTCCGTTAACTTCAAGAATACTGATATTAATGAGTTTATAAATACTGTCAGTAAAAATTTGAATAAAACTGCCATTATAGACCCGGCGGTAAAAGGCAATATTAGTGTGCGTAGCTATCAGGAGTTAGAACCTGAGCGTTATTATCCATTTTTTCTAAGTGTCTTAGAAGTTTATGGTTTTACCGTGGTCAATATGCCCGGTGACATCATCAAAATCATTCCTGCAAAAAATGCGAAAGGTTCTGCAATTCCTTTAATCGAAGGAGAGAATCCAGCAGAGGGTGATGAAGTCATCATGCGCGTGGTTTCACTACACAATGTGGCTGCCAAAGAGCTGGCCCCGCTGCTACGCCAATTGAACGATGCCGCTTTCGGCACCGTCGTTCACTATGACCCGTCAAATGTCTTGCTATTAACTGGCCGGGCGGCAGTCGTTAATCAGTTGGTGGCTATCATTAAAAATGTGGATAAAGCAGGTGACCACACTGTTGAAACCATCAAATTACAATATGCCTCGGCAACCGAAGTGGCGCGCATCGCTGAAGCGCTGCATAAAAGCAGTGGGAAAAATGCCAACGGCAGAATGTCCGCTAGCATTGTCGCGGATGAGCGCACCAACTCCGTGTTAATCGGTGGCGAAGAGCAAGTACGCAATCGCATGATTAGCACCGTGCAAGAGTTAGACAGACAAGGTGATATCCACGGCAATACCAAAGTTATTTACCTAAAATACGCCAAAGCAGAGAGCTTGGTCGATGTCATTAGTGGCGTCAGCAGTCACTTACAGAAAGCAGCTGGCCAATCGGCCCCTACTATTGCCATGATGAAAAATGTGGTGATAAAAGCCGATGTACAAACTAACTCTTTAATTATCAATGCTGCTCCCGACCAATTGCGTGATCTTGAACAAGTCATTACTAAATTGGACATTCGCCGGGCGCAAGTTTTGGTCGAAGCCATCATTGTCGAAGTTCAGGATGATGACAATTTGAGTTTGGGGATCCAATGGTTCAATCGCCATGGTGGCGGCAGCCAATTCCCAGATGCCGGCGCATCTGCCAGTTCAATGAATTCCAGTGATATGGGAAGCTCACTTAAAGGTATCACGGGCTTGGCAACCGGTTTTTATCGCGGGAACTGGAGCGGTTTATTTACGGCACTGCGCACTAATAATCATAACGATATTTTGGCTACCCCCAGTATTGTCACTCTGGACAACATGGAGGCCGAATTCAGTGTGGGCCAAGAAGTGCCTATTTTAACCGGCTCCCAAACGACTACCGGCGATAATATCTTCAGAACAGTGGACCGTAAAAGTGTCGGGATAAAACTGAAAGTAAAACCGCAGATCAATAAAGGTGACTCGGTGTTACTGGAGATTGAACAGGAAGTCTCCAGTGTCGCCGCGAAAGCCCCCAGTGGCACCGGAGATCTCGGTGCGACTTTCAATACCCGAACAGTGAAAAATGCGGTGATGGTGGGCAGTAATAATATCGTGGTGGTTGGCGGATTGCTCGATAGCACTAACCAAGATGTTGTCAGTAAAGTTCCCTTACTGGGGGATATTCCCGGTGTTGGTTTTCTGTTCCGTTCAACATCACAGAAAACAGTGAAACGTAACCTGATGCTATTTATCCGTCCAACCATTATTCGTGAACAAGACAGTTATATTGATGCCAGCCAGCAAAAACTCGATAAATTTAAACAAGAGCAAGCAGCAGATGGAGGCACTAACGGGCAGCGAATCAATGAAAATCTGAACAAAGCTCTCTCTGATAATCATTATCTAAGCGATTTGCAGCATGATGTCGCCGCCTTTTACCTCAAGGGGGCGCGATGA
- the gspK gene encoding type II secretion system minor pseudopilin GspK: MKKHNQRGMAMLVVLMITAMMTITAVNMNDYWLRALNRAASTQFYQQSKWLLLSMESLVQHQQLSRLPQDKIHLGQSWAKPEQQISLDGNQVNFSLRDRQACFNLNGIGQSGEVGEKSETPTQAPAPPYSQQVFQHLLLAQGLDAAEAQKITLALADWVDKDTLSRSGNHEADLYRDSRPKLIPANRPMLDTSEFRVLAGVNQALFLRLKPLICALPNQNLHININTLSQTQAPLLAALFLGEMSLEEAQQLIEHRPATGWNHINDIKPFIAVNNAAFAKAQTAMSLTSNYFELLQWLDEEQQSSRMRSLFQRHEHVIQVLSRQYGHSD; this comes from the coding sequence ATGAAAAAACATAACCAACGCGGGATGGCGATGCTGGTCGTGCTAATGATAACCGCCATGATGACCATCACTGCCGTCAATATGAATGACTATTGGTTACGGGCGCTTAATCGGGCGGCTAGCACGCAATTTTATCAGCAGAGTAAATGGTTGCTGCTCAGTATGGAGTCACTGGTTCAACATCAGCAATTATCCCGCTTGCCGCAAGATAAAATTCATTTAGGCCAGTCTTGGGCAAAGCCTGAGCAGCAGATCTCGCTGGACGGTAATCAGGTTAATTTTAGCCTGCGCGATCGTCAGGCCTGTTTTAACCTTAATGGGATTGGCCAAAGTGGCGAAGTTGGTGAAAAGTCAGAGACGCCGACACAAGCCCCAGCCCCCCCCTATTCCCAACAGGTTTTTCAACACCTGTTGTTAGCACAGGGTTTAGATGCAGCCGAAGCACAAAAAATAACATTGGCGCTGGCTGACTGGGTAGACAAAGACACTCTTTCCCGCAGTGGAAATCATGAAGCTGACTTGTATCGTGATAGTCGCCCCAAGCTCATCCCGGCGAATCGCCCAATGCTTGATACCAGCGAATTCAGAGTGCTGGCCGGAGTCAATCAGGCACTATTTCTGCGTTTAAAACCGCTGATTTGCGCCCTACCCAACCAGAATTTACACATCAATATTAATACGTTATCGCAAACTCAAGCCCCGCTTCTGGCTGCACTGTTTCTCGGCGAAATGTCGCTGGAAGAGGCACAACAGCTGATTGAGCATCGCCCGGCCACTGGCTGGAACCACATCAACGATATCAAACCTTTTATTGCGGTCAACAATGCCGCGTTTGCCAAGGCACAAACCGCCATGTCATTGACCAGTAACTACTTTGAACTGTTGCAGTGGCTGGATGAAGAGCAACAAAGCAGCAGAATGCGCAGCTTATTCCAACGTCATGAGCACGTTATTCAGGTTCTTTCCCGTCAATACGGCCATAGTGATTGA